From a region of the Pseudomonas fulva 12-X genome:
- a CDS encoding DMT family transporter, with the protein MSLRTAHFQLHTAALLVGVSALFGESLKVSASMIVLGRSAFALLALSLFCLCLGKRPWRGVTSATAAKLLATGLVLGAHWLLFFMAVQTGGVAVATLGFASFPAFTALIERLVFGQHLGRSDRWILVLVSIGLVLITPSFDLRDGATVGLLYGVLSGAIYAAIAVANKHAASSVDGLASCWWQCLAISLALLLWCLPEVPTITNHDWWQLAALGVLCTALAYSLFIASLRHVRTHTAAVVITMEPIYAIAGAWLLFGAVPTAGMLLGGALILGAVAWAGLQGGH; encoded by the coding sequence ATGAGCCTTCGCACCGCCCACTTTCAGCTGCATACGGCCGCCTTGCTGGTCGGCGTTTCAGCGCTGTTCGGCGAATCACTGAAGGTCAGCGCCAGCATGATCGTGCTGGGCCGCTCGGCCTTCGCGCTGTTGGCCCTGAGCCTGTTCTGCCTGTGCCTGGGCAAGCGCCCCTGGCGCGGCGTCACCTCGGCCACCGCCGCCAAGCTACTGGCCACGGGCCTGGTGCTGGGGGCGCACTGGCTGCTGTTCTTCATGGCGGTGCAAACCGGCGGCGTGGCCGTGGCGACCCTGGGTTTCGCCTCGTTTCCCGCGTTCACCGCGCTGATCGAGCGGCTGGTATTTGGCCAGCACCTAGGGCGCAGCGACCGCTGGATTCTTGTGCTGGTGTCGATCGGGCTGGTCCTGATCACCCCATCCTTCGACCTGCGCGATGGCGCGACCGTCGGCCTGCTCTATGGCGTGCTGTCCGGTGCGATATATGCGGCGATTGCAGTGGCCAACAAGCATGCGGCGAGCAGCGTCGATGGCCTGGCTTCGTGTTGGTGGCAATGCCTGGCGATCAGCCTCGCGCTGCTGCTCTGGTGCCTGCCGGAGGTACCGACCATCACCAATCACGACTGGTGGCAACTGGCAGCGCTGGGCGTGCTGTGCACGGCCCTGGCCTACAGCCTGTTCATTGCCTCGCTACGTCACGTGCGCACCCACACCGCTGCGGTGGTGATCACCATGGAGCCGATCTATGCCATCGCCGGCGCCTGGTTGCTGTTCGGCGCCGTACCGACCGCTGGCATGCTGCTCGGCGGCGCGCTGATTCTCGGCGCCGTGGCCTGGGCCGGTTTGCAGGGTGGTCACTGA
- the astA gene encoding arginine N-succinyltransferase, with translation MIVRSVRASDLPALIDLARSTGTGLTTLPANEARLEYRVGRAEKTFSGEAERGDCDYMFVLEDDDGRVLGISAIAGGVGLRESWYNYRVGLTVCASQELGIHRQVPTLFLANDLTGHSELCSLFLHADHRNGLNGRLLSKARLLFIAEFRERFGEKIIAEMRGVSDEQGRSPFWECLGRHFFRMEFSQADYLTGVGNKAFIAELMPRFPLYTCFLSEAAREVIGRVHPDTEPALAMLKSEGFSYQGYVDIFDAGPAIEAETAKIRAIRDSQLLVLAIGTPGDDAPVYLVHNRKHADCRITAARARMAAGTLVVDPLTAKRLRLTVGDQVRAVALAVKA, from the coding sequence ATGATCGTTCGTTCCGTACGTGCCAGCGACCTGCCGGCACTGATCGACCTGGCGCGCAGCACCGGCACCGGCCTGACCACCCTGCCGGCCAACGAGGCGCGCCTGGAGTATCGGGTCGGGCGCGCCGAGAAGACTTTCAGTGGCGAAGCCGAGCGCGGCGATTGCGACTATATGTTCGTGCTCGAGGACGATGACGGCCGCGTGCTCGGTATTTCCGCCATCGCCGGTGGCGTCGGCCTGCGCGAGTCCTGGTACAACTACCGGGTCGGCCTCACCGTCTGTGCGTCCCAGGAACTGGGCATCCACCGCCAGGTGCCGACGCTGTTTCTGGCCAACGACCTGACCGGCCATTCCGAGCTGTGCTCGCTGTTCCTGCATGCCGACCACCGAAACGGGTTGAACGGTCGCTTGCTGTCCAAGGCGCGGCTGCTGTTCATCGCCGAATTCCGCGAGCGCTTCGGCGAGAAGATCATCGCCGAGATGCGCGGCGTGTCCGACGAGCAGGGCCGTTCGCCCTTCTGGGAGTGTCTGGGCCGACACTTCTTCCGCATGGAGTTCTCCCAGGCGGACTACCTCACCGGTGTCGGCAACAAGGCGTTCATCGCCGAGCTGATGCCGCGCTTTCCGCTCTACACCTGCTTCCTGTCCGAAGCTGCCCGTGAGGTGATCGGCCGAGTGCACCCGGATACCGAGCCGGCACTGGCGATGCTCAAGTCGGAGGGTTTCAGCTACCAGGGCTATGTCGATATCTTCGACGCAGGCCCGGCCATCGAGGCGGAGACCGCCAAGATCCGCGCGATTCGCGACAGCCAGCTGCTGGTGCTGGCCATCGGCACGCCGGGCGACGATGCTCCGGTGTACCTGGTGCACAACCGCAAACACGCCGATTGCCGCATCACCGCGGCCCGTGCGCGGATGGCTGCCGGTACGCTGGTGGTCGACCCGCTGACTGCCAAGCGCCTGCGCCTGACCGTGGGCGATCAGGTGCGCGCGGTGGCCCTGGCGGTGAAGGCCTGA
- a CDS encoding aspartate aminotransferase family protein, whose protein sequence is MSVQHDPVQRADFDQVMVPSYAPATFVPVRGAGSRVWDQSGRELIDFSGGIAVNALGHAHPALVKALTEQAGKLWHVSNVFTNEPALRLARKLVDATFADRVFLCNSGAEANEAAFKLARRVAHDRFGADKYEIIAATNSFHGRTLFTVSVGGQPKYSDGFGPKIQGITHVPYNDLEALRAAISDKTCAVVIEPIQGEGGVLPADLAYLQGARALCDEHNALLVFDEVQSGVGRSGHLYAYQHYGVTPDVLSSAKSLGGGFPIAAMLTTEALASHLAVGTHGTTYGGNPLGCAVAEALLDVVNTPEVLAGVKAKHERFKTRLLQIGERYGVFSGVRGMGLLIGAVLSDAWKGKAREFFDAAASENLMILQAGPDVVRFAPSLVIEDADIDEGLDRFERAVAKLTGA, encoded by the coding sequence ATGTCCGTTCAGCACGACCCGGTGCAACGCGCCGATTTCGACCAGGTGATGGTGCCCAGCTACGCGCCGGCTACGTTCGTGCCGGTTCGCGGTGCCGGTTCGCGCGTCTGGGATCAGAGCGGTCGTGAGCTGATCGACTTCTCCGGCGGCATCGCCGTCAACGCCCTAGGCCATGCCCACCCCGCGCTGGTCAAGGCGCTGACCGAGCAGGCCGGCAAGCTGTGGCACGTTTCCAACGTGTTCACCAACGAGCCGGCGCTGCGCCTGGCCAGGAAACTGGTGGACGCCACCTTTGCCGACCGCGTGTTCCTCTGCAACTCCGGCGCCGAAGCCAACGAAGCTGCGTTCAAACTGGCACGTCGCGTTGCCCACGACCGCTTTGGCGCCGACAAGTACGAAATCATTGCCGCCACCAACAGCTTCCACGGCCGCACCCTGTTCACCGTCAGCGTGGGCGGCCAGCCGAAGTATTCCGATGGCTTCGGGCCGAAGATCCAGGGCATCACCCATGTGCCGTACAACGACCTCGAAGCACTCAGGGCGGCGATCAGCGACAAGACCTGCGCCGTGGTCATCGAGCCGATCCAGGGCGAGGGCGGCGTGCTGCCGGCGGATCTGGCCTATCTGCAAGGCGCTCGCGCGCTGTGCGACGAGCACAATGCATTGCTGGTGTTCGACGAAGTGCAGAGCGGCGTCGGCCGTTCCGGTCACTTGTATGCCTATCAGCACTACGGCGTGACGCCTGACGTGCTGTCCAGCGCCAAGAGCCTGGGCGGTGGTTTCCCGATCGCGGCGATGCTGACCACTGAAGCCCTGGCCAGCCATCTGGCGGTCGGCACCCATGGCACCACCTATGGCGGTAACCCCTTGGGTTGCGCAGTCGCTGAAGCGCTGCTCGACGTGGTCAACACTCCCGAGGTACTGGCGGGCGTCAAGGCCAAGCACGAGCGCTTCAAGACCCGCCTGCTGCAGATCGGCGAGCGCTATGGAGTGTTCTCCGGAGTGCGCGGCATGGGCCTGTTGATCGGCGCGGTGCTGTCCGATGCCTGGAAAGGCAAGGCGCGTGAATTCTTCGATGCAGCTGCCAGCGAAAACCTGATGATCCTGCAGGCCGGCCCGGACGTGGTGCGCTTCGCGCCCAGCCTGGTGATCGAGGATGCCGACATCGACGAAGGCCTGGACCGCTTCGAGCGCGCCGTGGCCAAACTGACCGGCGCCTGA
- the aruF gene encoding arginine/ornithine succinyltransferase subunit alpha, translated as MLVMRPARMTDLAEVQRLAADSPVGVTSLPDNAERLRDKIAASEASFAAEVSFNGEERYFFVLEDSETGRLSGCSGIVASAGYSEPFYSFRNETFVHNSRELKIHNKIHVLSLCHDLTGNSLLTSFYVERGLVDSVWAELNSRARLLFAACHPERFADAMVVEIVGESDDAGESPFWDAVGRHFFGMSYGEAERLCGLRSRAYLAELMPHYPIYVPLLPDAAQESMGLVHPRAQVSFDILMRDGFETDHYIDIFDGGPTLHARTSGIRSIAQSAVVPVVFGEAGEGGQPYLVSNEQLQGFRAVVADLSWAPGQPAVLDPQTAQILGVAEGGQVRLVAV; from the coding sequence ATGCTGGTTATGCGCCCTGCGCGAATGACCGATCTCGCCGAAGTGCAGCGCCTGGCCGCGGACAGCCCGGTGGGCGTCACCTCGCTGCCCGACAATGCCGAGCGCCTGCGCGACAAGATCGCCGCCTCGGAAGCGTCGTTCGCCGCCGAAGTCAGCTTCAACGGCGAGGAGCGCTATTTCTTCGTGCTCGAAGACAGCGAAACCGGTCGCCTGTCCGGCTGCTCGGGCATCGTCGCCTCGGCGGGCTACTCCGAGCCGTTCTACAGCTTTCGCAACGAGACCTTCGTTCACAACTCCCGCGAGCTGAAGATCCACAACAAGATCCACGTCCTGTCGCTGTGTCACGACCTGACCGGCAACAGCCTGCTCACCAGCTTCTACGTCGAGCGCGGGCTGGTCGACAGCGTCTGGGCCGAGCTCAATTCCCGCGCACGGCTGCTGTTCGCCGCCTGCCACCCGGAGCGCTTCGCCGACGCCATGGTGGTGGAGATCGTCGGCGAGAGCGACGACGCCGGTGAGTCGCCGTTCTGGGACGCGGTCGGCCGGCATTTCTTCGGCATGAGCTACGGCGAAGCCGAGCGCCTGTGCGGGCTGCGCAGCCGCGCTTATCTCGCCGAGCTGATGCCCCATTACCCGATCTACGTGCCGCTGCTGCCCGATGCCGCCCAGGAATCCATGGGCCTGGTGCATCCGCGTGCCCAGGTGTCGTTCGATATCCTGATGCGCGATGGCTTCGAGACCGACCACTACATCGACATCTTCGACGGCGGCCCGACCCTGCATGCACGCACCTCCGGCATTCGTTCCATCGCCCAGAGCGCGGTGGTGCCGGTGGTGTTCGGCGAGGCGGGCGAGGGTGGTCAGCCCTATCTGGTCAGTAACGAACAGCTGCAGGGCTTTCGCGCGGTGGTCGCCGATCTAAGCTGGGCGCCCGGCCAACCCGCGGTGCTCGATCCGCAGACCGCGCAGATCCTCGGTGTCGCCGAAGGCGGCCAGGTAAGGCTGGTGGCGGTATGA
- a CDS encoding NAD(P)H-dependent flavin oxidoreductase, with product MSCAALGIDYPIIQAPMAGTATPALAAAVSNAGGLGSISIAAVTAEAGRQMIRETRVATSKPFNINVFCHRLSVADAATEQAWLAHLQPYFAEFGAAAPEAIRDIYCSFQEDEGQLQVLLDERPPIVSFHLGLPPQERIDALKQAGITLLASATTLEEGLLAQDAGIDIIVAQGIEAGGHRGVFDPAHDQGIGTLALVRILVKQLKRPVIAAGGIMDGAGIAAVMNLGACAAQLGTAFILCPESAANQAYRQMLGSERARHTQITRVISGRPARGIVNRFMAEVGAPGHPEVPGFGIAYDAGKQLIAAAAKAGNAEFAAHWAGQGAALARTMPAAELVAVLQREYLAARG from the coding sequence ATGAGTTGCGCAGCCCTGGGCATCGATTATCCGATCATCCAAGCCCCCATGGCGGGTACCGCTACGCCGGCTCTTGCCGCGGCGGTCAGCAACGCCGGCGGGCTGGGTTCGATCTCCATCGCCGCGGTAACGGCCGAGGCCGGCCGGCAGATGATCCGGGAAACCCGCGTTGCCACAAGCAAACCGTTCAATATCAACGTGTTCTGCCACCGCCTGAGCGTCGCCGATGCGGCCACGGAGCAGGCGTGGCTGGCGCACTTGCAGCCCTATTTCGCCGAGTTCGGCGCCGCTGCGCCAGAGGCCATCCGGGATATCTACTGCAGCTTCCAGGAGGATGAAGGGCAACTGCAGGTTCTGCTGGATGAGCGCCCGCCCATCGTCAGCTTTCATCTGGGATTGCCGCCGCAGGAACGCATCGATGCCCTGAAGCAGGCCGGCATCACGTTGTTGGCCTCGGCCACCACGCTGGAGGAAGGTCTGCTGGCCCAGGATGCGGGCATCGACATCATCGTTGCCCAGGGCATCGAGGCTGGCGGCCACCGTGGCGTGTTCGACCCGGCCCACGATCAGGGCATCGGCACCCTGGCTCTGGTCCGGATACTGGTCAAGCAGCTGAAGCGCCCGGTGATCGCCGCCGGCGGCATCATGGATGGCGCCGGGATCGCCGCGGTCATGAACCTCGGGGCCTGCGCGGCGCAACTGGGCACTGCGTTCATCCTTTGCCCCGAATCGGCTGCCAACCAGGCCTACCGACAGATGCTCGGCAGCGAGCGGGCGCGGCATACCCAGATAACCAGGGTGATTTCCGGGCGCCCGGCGCGCGGCATCGTCAATCGTTTCATGGCTGAGGTGGGCGCTCCGGGTCATCCCGAGGTGCCGGGTTTCGGGATCGCCTACGATGCCGGCAAGCAACTGATCGCCGCCGCCGCCAAGGCCGGCAATGCCGAGTTCGCGGCCCATTGGGCAGGGCAGGGTGCGGCGTTGGCGCGGACGATGCCGGCGGCCGAACTGGTGGCGGTGCTGCAGCGCGAATACCTGGCGGCACGCGGCTGA